One part of the Quercus lobata isolate SW786 chromosome 7, ValleyOak3.0 Primary Assembly, whole genome shotgun sequence genome encodes these proteins:
- the LOC115953603 gene encoding cationic peroxidase 1-like, whose amino-acid sequence MAPLFSVPIVLTTMIKSCLLFSLLVGMVSAQLSSTFYAKSCPNALSTIKSAIDSAISSEARMGASLIRLHFHDCFVNGCDASVLLDKTATEPGEKNVGPNPSLRGYEVIDTIKSQLENLCPGVVSCADILAVAARDSAVALSAPNWSWTVDLGRRDSATASSAAVTGNIPLPTLDLSGLISAFSKKGFTAKEMVALSGIHSVGQASCRNFRTRIYNETNIDSSYATSLKSVCPSTGGDNNLAPLDVTTPTNFDNAYYMNLINKKGLLHSDQQLFSGGSTDSIVTTYSNNVGNLITDFANAMVKMGRLSPLTGTSGQIRKNCRKAN is encoded by the exons ATGGCTCCCTTATTCTCTGTCCCAATTGTTCTCACTACCATGATTAAGTCCTGCCTGCTATTTTCACTTCTTGTGGGTATGGTTTCTGCTCAGTTATCCTCAACTTTCTATGCAAAATCATGCCCTAATGCCCTTTCCACCATTAAATCTGCTATAGACTCTGCAATATCAAGTGAGGCACGAATGGGAGCATCCTTGATTCGCCTGCACTTTCATGACTGCTTTGTTAAT GGATGTGATGCATCTGTACTCTTGGACAAAACAGCAACTGAACCAGGAGAGAAAAATGTTGGTCCAAATCCTTCACTAAGGGGATATGAAGTAATCGACACTATCAAATCTCAATTGGAGAATTTGTGCCCCGGTGTTGTATCTTGTGCAGATATCTTAGCCGTTGCTGCAAGAGATTCAGCTGTTGCT CTGAGTGCACCTAATTGGTCTTGGACTGTTGATTTGGGAAGAAGAGACTCTGCCACAGCAAGTTCTGCTGCTGTTACTGGCAACATCCCGCTTCCAACATTAGATCTTAGTGGCCTTATTAGCgccttctcaaaaaaaggtTTCACTGCCAAAGAAATGGTAGCTTTATCAG GAATTCACTCTGTCGGCCAAGCAAGTTGCAGAAACTTCCGAACCAGGATTTACAATGAAACCAACATAGATTCCTCATATGCAACTTCATTGAAATCAGTTTGTCCAAGCACTGGCGGTGACAACAATCTTGCCCCTCTAGATGTAACTACTCCAACAAACTTTGACAATGCTTACTACATGAATTTGATAAACAAAAAGGGTCTCTTACACTCGGATCAGCAACTCTTTAGCGGAGGTTCCACTGATTCCATAGTTACCACTTATAGCAACAATGTGGGAAACCTCATAACAGACTTTGCCAATGCAATGGTGAAGATGGGAAGACTCAGTCCACTCACGGGCACAAGCGGCCAAATAAGGAAAAATTGCAGGAAAGCCAACTGA